One window of Chryseobacterium indologenes genomic DNA carries:
- a CDS encoding MBL fold metallo-hydrolase, producing the protein MKLYPIQCGKFKLDGGAMFGVVPKSLWEKTNPADEKNLIELGTRSLLIEDGKKLILVDCGLGNKQDDKFFGHYSLWGDDTLDKNLKKYGFIKEDITDVFLTHLHFDHCGGAIEWNDDRTGYRPAFKNANFWTNENHWQWATEPNAREKASFLKENIMPMQESGQLNFLPLPTTGNYGFAPDLKMDVIFVDGHTEKQMLPVIQYQEKTVVFAADLIPTAGHINQVYVMGYDTRPLLTLEEKGKFLKQCVDNEYLLFFEHDAHNELASLKMTDKGVRLDETFTFNDVFGY; encoded by the coding sequence ATGAAGTTATATCCAATACAATGTGGAAAATTTAAACTGGACGGCGGTGCTATGTTCGGAGTCGTCCCGAAGAGTCTGTGGGAAAAAACAAACCCGGCAGACGAAAAAAACCTAATCGAACTGGGAACACGTTCCCTGCTTATTGAAGACGGAAAAAAATTAATCCTTGTAGACTGCGGTCTTGGTAACAAACAGGATGATAAATTTTTCGGACACTATTCTCTTTGGGGAGATGATACTCTTGATAAAAATCTAAAGAAATACGGTTTTATAAAGGAAGATATTACTGATGTATTCCTTACTCACCTTCACTTCGATCACTGCGGTGGTGCTATTGAATGGAATGATGACAGAACCGGATACAGACCGGCTTTCAAAAATGCCAACTTCTGGACTAATGAAAATCACTGGCAATGGGCAACAGAACCTAATGCAAGAGAAAAAGCAAGCTTCCTGAAGGAAAATATTATGCCGATGCAGGAAAGCGGCCAGCTTAATTTTTTACCTCTTCCTACTACTGGAAACTACGGTTTTGCTCCGGATCTGAAGATGGATGTCATCTTTGTAGACGGACATACGGAAAAGCAGATGCTTCCTGTAATTCAGTATCAGGAAAAAACAGTTGTTTTTGCGGCGGATCTTATTCCAACGGCGGGACATATCAACCAGGTATATGTAATGGGATATGATACCAGACCTCTTTTAACATTGGAAGAGAAAGGTAAATTCCTTAAGCAGTGCGTAGATAACGAATACTTATTGTTCTTTGAACATGATGCTCATAATGAGCTGGCAAGTCTTAAAATGACCGACAAAGGGGTAAGACTTGATGAGACTTTCACTTTTAATGATGTTTTTGGATATTAA
- a CDS encoding FMN-binding negative transcriptional regulator, giving the protein MFIPKLYRSEDYNLMREIIKENSFALLISSVDKIRATHAMMMLNEDNPENAYIETHISRANPQAKTLKNGDEILCDFLGAHTYISSSWYDHINVSTWNYEAVQIYGKIELMNHDELYTHLDKLTSKYEKFQQCPMMVKDMGKEFVEKEMKGAFGIKIIPDEIFIKQKLSQNRKEADYDNIINHLEGSDDNARKIAEKMKVIKK; this is encoded by the coding sequence ATGTTTATACCAAAATTATACAGAAGTGAAGATTACAATTTGATGAGAGAGATCATCAAAGAAAATTCTTTTGCTTTACTGATTTCTTCTGTTGACAAAATCCGGGCAACCCATGCTATGATGATGTTGAATGAAGATAATCCGGAAAATGCTTATATTGAAACTCATATTTCGAGAGCTAATCCACAGGCGAAAACCTTAAAAAACGGAGATGAAATTTTGTGTGATTTTTTAGGAGCTCACACCTATATTTCCAGCAGCTGGTATGACCATATCAATGTTTCCACCTGGAATTATGAAGCTGTGCAGATCTATGGAAAGATTGAACTGATGAATCATGACGAGCTTTATACTCATCTGGACAAATTAACATCCAAATATGAAAAATTTCAGCAATGTCCGATGATGGTGAAAGATATGGGAAAAGAATTTGTGGAAAAGGAAATGAAGGGTGCTTTTGGTATTAAAATAATTCCTGACGAAATATTTATCAAGCAAAAACTTTCTCAGAACAGAAAAGAAGCTGATTATGACAACATTATCAACCATCTTGAGGGTTCTGATGATAATGCAAGAAAGATTGCGGAAAAAATGAAAGTAATAAAAAAATAA
- the ruvB gene encoding Holliday junction branch migration DNA helicase RuvB has product MPDFLHPDKENYSREELMQEEQIRPQSFKDFAGQRKTLENLEVFVTAAKRRGGALDHVLLHGPPGLGKTTLANIIANELGVNCKITSGPVLDKPGSLAGLLTNLEENDVLFIDEIHRLSPVVEEYLYSAMEDYKIDIMLETGPNARSVQIGLNPFTLVGATTRSGMLTKPMLARFGIQSRLEYYSIELLSMIIQRSARVLGVVIYEDAAIEIARRSRGTPRIANALLRRVRDFAEIKGNGEIEINITKYALNSLNVDEFGLDEMDNKIMRVMIENFKGKPVGISALATSIAENPETLEEVYEPFLIQEGFIIRTPRGREVTDKAYKHLNITRPKNPGELF; this is encoded by the coding sequence ATGCCAGATTTTTTACATCCAGATAAGGAAAACTACTCACGCGAGGAGCTGATGCAGGAAGAACAGATCCGTCCCCAGAGCTTTAAAGATTTTGCGGGGCAGAGAAAAACGCTGGAGAACCTTGAAGTTTTTGTTACCGCTGCAAAAAGACGTGGCGGAGCATTAGATCATGTTTTATTGCATGGTCCGCCGGGACTTGGTAAAACCACTTTAGCCAATATTATTGCCAATGAACTTGGAGTAAACTGCAAGATTACTTCAGGCCCTGTATTGGATAAACCTGGAAGTTTAGCTGGTTTATTGACCAATCTGGAAGAAAATGACGTTCTTTTCATTGATGAAATCCACCGTCTTTCTCCTGTTGTAGAGGAATATCTGTATTCTGCAATGGAAGATTATAAGATTGACATCATGCTGGAAACAGGTCCTAATGCCAGAAGTGTACAGATCGGACTGAATCCTTTCACCTTAGTAGGAGCAACTACCAGAAGCGGAATGCTTACTAAACCTATGCTTGCCCGATTCGGGATTCAAAGCAGGCTGGAATATTATTCTATTGAACTTTTGTCAATGATTATTCAGCGAAGTGCAAGAGTACTGGGCGTTGTCATTTATGAAGATGCAGCGATAGAAATTGCAAGAAGAAGCCGTGGAACCCCAAGGATTGCCAATGCATTATTGAGAAGAGTACGTGATTTCGCAGAGATTAAAGGAAATGGGGAAATTGAAATCAATATTACAAAATATGCACTGAACTCTCTCAATGTGGATGAATTTGGTCTGGATGAAATGGATAATAAGATCATGCGGGTTATGATTGAAAACTTCAAAGGAAAACCGGTTGGTATTTCAGCTTTGGCCACATCTATTGCTGAAAATCCTGAAACGCTGGAAGAAGTTTATGAGCCATTTTTGATTCAGGAAGGATTTATTATCAGAACCCCGAGAGGAAGAGAAGTTACTGACAAAGCTTACAAGCATTTAAATATTACAAGACCTAAAAATCCGGGAGAGTTATTTTAA
- the coaE gene encoding dephospho-CoA kinase (Dephospho-CoA kinase (CoaE) performs the final step in coenzyme A biosynthesis.): MEELHSETQQAEPEPAPKIIGLTGGIGSGKTTVAHFIEEFGFPVYYSDDRAKAIVNESEDLKIKIKELLGEESYDEQELYDRKFVAGKVFNNNDLLQQLNEIIHPAVRIDFENWVKKQSKYLVFKETALLFELKLNRQCYKSLLVTAEDNIRAKRVMDRDNKTYREVEAVMEKQMPERDKIKMADCIIYNNTNLEELKEQTEKVIFSIE; this comes from the coding sequence ATGGAAGAATTACATTCAGAAACACAACAGGCGGAACCGGAACCAGCACCCAAGATCATAGGTTTAACAGGCGGAATCGGTTCTGGAAAAACTACAGTAGCGCACTTTATAGAGGAATTCGGTTTTCCGGTTTATTATTCCGATGACAGAGCAAAGGCAATTGTCAATGAGAGTGAAGATCTGAAAATAAAGATCAAGGAACTTCTTGGTGAAGAATCTTATGATGAGCAAGAATTATATGACAGAAAATTTGTCGCCGGTAAGGTTTTTAATAATAATGATCTGCTCCAGCAATTGAATGAAATCATACACCCGGCTGTACGGATTGATTTTGAAAACTGGGTAAAGAAGCAAAGCAAATATCTGGTCTTCAAAGAAACTGCATTATTGTTTGAACTAAAACTTAACAGGCAATGTTATAAATCTCTTTTGGTAACCGCTGAAGATAATATCAGAGCTAAAAGAGTAATGGACAGAGATAACAAAACCTACCGCGAGGTAGAGGCTGTCATGGAAAAGCAGATGCCTGAAAGGGATAAAATTAAAATGGCAGATTGTATTATCTACAACAATACCAATCTGGAAGAATTAAAAGAACAAACCGAAAAAGTAATTTTCAGTATTGAATAA
- a CDS encoding GEVED domain-containing protein translates to MKKFFTSLILFLCLICTGFVSKVSAQAGQIGTGTGTSVYLPIRSYYGYSYSQQIYTAAELTTAIGTSNYITAVKFYSTTVSTSQDVYKDWVVYMGNTTQNNFATTTSWVPLNSLTKVFDGTLPNLTNGNWVTLQLATPFLWNGTDNLVIAVNEKTPGYSSSPGTAWGSYNAGANRGMIYYEDSTNPDPAAPPAAKDRLADIPRIQLESHPLPACSTAPPTNITVTNLTTATANVGWYLSAGATYVVRYRPLAGGPWVTINVTTPMVGNQIITGLTEQTAYEVQVATICGGTQGAFSSSVNFTTPALSYCNSAATSTFIDGYISQVSVNAQGAPSMTSNSNQSGYTDYSTDPTRLVTLVRGGTATVSVAKTWPGYQYSFLTGVWIDFNRNGVFEASERVLTSPSNTTTPVTATFNIPNAAGGAYTGNLTTRMRVVMNEYSPINACGTYSYGETEDYAVKLIDLSACTTAPPSDIQVNNVTPSSANVTWTSTTGATYIVRYRVSPSGAWQQIAVNTPLVSNQMLTGLLEQTAYEVQVATICGGTTGAFSPSVNFTTPALTYCTAGPTSNTATSGYINNVTVTPTNTPIMVSNSGSDNYKDYTPDPTRVIIFERGSANNKISVNKYWPGSPTSYGVSAWVDFNRNGTFETSERILNTTYNTTTPVTATFAVPTVASGNVYTGNLPTRMRVVMRYFDNATPCGTFSQGEVEDYAVKFVDSQPCSTAPPTNITVNNIGATTATVSWVATVGATYNIRWRTTPGGVWQTATVPAGQNYYGITGLSEQTNYEVQISTTCGGSTGAYSSSVTFTTPPLSYCQMTGTGTNDHISNVTVTSSNLGVPPMNNTSVQTNYTSYTTPETLITLDVNSQNNKISVAKGWTGATGNDAVTAWIDFDRDGLFTDAERILISPANTTTPVTATFTVPSTSYTGPLTTTMRVVLKRTSAPVMCQNAVDGEVEDYRVRIRPCSNATPNSPTFTTTHTTATVTITGAGVSYVVRYRVQGTTAWTSVYASTQLGNLPLLISGLTPATTYEVEVAAICGDVVGTATPIKTFTTRCDPTPPNVTVTNITPTTALITWAPLAASSTYTMRWRKVGTTTWNIISLPAAPANTYVLGSVTPLEPYTTYEVQIANMCNGETTLNPYSNPKVFTTERICEIPPPGLTITQLLPTSAAIQWDPFPGATYVLRYRKVGIPSWTEVPSLVNNLVLTGLTELTKYEMQVVNICNGTPGNYTPPYYFTTPTVIYCQMHSGSSTGEHISKVTVKPTGKKTMENESGASTYTDYTGVPKTFIEMIQGSTDNEIIIEKKWTGNTYNEGIAVWIDFNRNGEFDINERVLSSPPNTDSPISGKFNVPADAFVSMTDYKYVVMRVAMERDGIPVNCTSFKNGEVEDYTVRISKPIVANPIDQTGIMIYPNPVSSILFVKNISKRAKYKIYNAAGQVIGDGILLNNQINVSRLINGVYVIDIDDNGKTVQKKFIKE, encoded by the coding sequence ATGAAGAAATTCTTTACCTCTTTAATTCTGTTTCTCTGTTTGATTTGTACAGGCTTTGTATCCAAAGTCTCGGCTCAGGCAGGACAGATCGGGACAGGAACGGGTACCTCAGTGTATCTCCCCATACGTTCCTATTATGGGTATAGTTATTCCCAGCAGATTTATACTGCTGCGGAGCTTACGACTGCCATAGGTACGTCGAACTATATCACGGCTGTAAAGTTTTATTCCACCACAGTTTCAACATCTCAGGATGTATATAAGGACTGGGTGGTATATATGGGGAACACAACCCAGAATAACTTTGCAACCACAACAAGCTGGGTTCCATTAAATTCTTTGACCAAGGTTTTCGACGGAACTTTACCTAACCTAACAAATGGCAACTGGGTAACACTTCAGTTAGCTACTCCGTTTTTGTGGAACGGAACAGACAATCTTGTGATTGCTGTAAATGAAAAAACTCCAGGTTATTCGTCTTCACCAGGTACAGCTTGGGGATCTTATAATGCAGGAGCAAACAGAGGGATGATCTATTATGAAGATTCTACAAACCCTGATCCTGCAGCACCTCCTGCAGCAAAAGACAGGCTTGCAGATATTCCTAGAATACAGTTGGAAAGCCATCCGCTGCCAGCTTGTTCAACAGCTCCACCTACCAATATTACAGTTACAAACCTGACAACAGCTACAGCTAATGTAGGCTGGTATCTTTCCGCAGGAGCTACGTACGTTGTACGATACAGACCTTTAGCAGGAGGACCTTGGGTGACAATTAACGTAACAACACCTATGGTAGGAAATCAGATCATTACCGGATTAACAGAACAAACAGCATATGAAGTTCAGGTAGCTACTATATGTGGGGGTACTCAGGGAGCATTTTCTTCCAGTGTAAACTTTACAACCCCGGCACTTAGCTATTGTAATTCAGCTGCTACAAGTACTTTTATTGATGGGTATATAAGCCAGGTTTCAGTTAATGCGCAAGGAGCTCCTTCCATGACAAGTAACTCTAATCAAAGTGGTTATACAGATTACAGTACAGATCCTACAAGATTAGTTACTTTGGTAAGAGGTGGTACTGCTACTGTTTCTGTAGCAAAAACATGGCCGGGTTATCAATATAGCTTCTTAACAGGAGTTTGGATTGACTTTAACCGTAATGGTGTTTTTGAAGCATCTGAAAGAGTATTGACTTCTCCAAGTAATACAACAACGCCGGTTACCGCCACATTTAATATACCAAATGCTGCAGGTGGTGCATATACAGGAAACCTTACTACCAGAATGCGTGTTGTAATGAATGAGTATAGTCCTATTAATGCTTGTGGAACATATTCTTATGGTGAGACTGAAGATTATGCCGTTAAACTTATCGATTTATCAGCATGTACTACAGCTCCACCTTCTGACATTCAGGTAAACAATGTAACACCTTCTTCAGCTAACGTTACTTGGACATCAACTACAGGTGCTACTTATATCGTAAGATACAGAGTTTCTCCTTCTGGTGCATGGCAGCAGATTGCTGTAAACACACCTTTGGTGAGTAACCAAATGCTTACAGGGCTATTAGAACAAACAGCATATGAAGTTCAGGTAGCTACTATCTGTGGAGGTACTACAGGTGCATTCTCTCCGAGTGTAAACTTTACCACTCCAGCACTTACTTATTGTACGGCAGGTCCTACAAGTAACACTGCTACTAGTGGATATATTAATAATGTAACTGTTACTCCTACGAATACTCCTATTATGGTAAGTAATTCAGGATCGGATAACTATAAAGATTATACACCAGACCCTACAAGAGTTATTATTTTTGAAAGAGGTTCTGCAAATAATAAAATTTCTGTGAATAAATACTGGCCGGGTTCTCCTACATCTTATGGAGTTTCAGCTTGGGTTGACTTTAACAGAAACGGAACATTTGAAACAAGTGAGAGAATTCTCAATACAACTTATAATACTACTACTCCGGTAACGGCAACTTTTGCTGTACCTACAGTAGCGAGTGGAAATGTATACACAGGAAATCTTCCTACCCGTATGCGTGTCGTAATGAGATATTTTGATAACGCTACCCCTTGTGGAACATTTAGTCAGGGAGAAGTAGAAGATTATGCAGTGAAGTTTGTAGATTCTCAACCATGTTCAACAGCTCCTCCAACGAATATTACAGTAAACAATATTGGTGCAACTACTGCAACAGTATCATGGGTTGCAACTGTAGGAGCTACTTATAATATCAGATGGAGAACTACTCCTGGAGGTGTTTGGCAGACGGCTACTGTGCCAGCGGGTCAAAACTACTATGGAATCACAGGTCTTAGTGAGCAGACGAATTATGAAGTTCAGATTTCTACAACATGTGGAGGTTCTACAGGAGCTTACTCATCATCAGTTACATTTACAACTCCACCGTTGTCTTACTGTCAGATGACAGGTACCGGAACGAATGACCATATTTCGAATGTAACAGTTACCTCTTCGAACCTTGGAGTTCCTCCAATGAACAATACTTCAGTACAGACTAATTATACAAGCTACACAACACCTGAGACTCTTATTACTTTAGATGTTAATTCTCAAAATAATAAAATCTCTGTAGCTAAAGGTTGGACTGGAGCAACAGGAAATGATGCTGTAACAGCATGGATCGATTTTGACAGAGACGGACTGTTTACAGATGCTGAGAGAATTTTAATTTCTCCGGCTAATACAACTACTCCTGTTACGGCTACATTTACCGTTCCTTCAACATCTTATACAGGTCCATTGACTACTACAATGAGAGTTGTACTAAAACGTACAAGTGCTCCTGTAATGTGTCAGAATGCTGTAGATGGAGAGGTGGAAGACTACAGAGTAAGAATCAGACCTTGTAGCAATGCAACTCCAAACTCACCTACATTTACTACTACTCATACAACAGCTACTGTTACAATTACAGGAGCAGGAGTAAGTTATGTAGTAAGATACAGAGTTCAGGGAACAACAGCATGGACATCAGTATATGCTTCTACACAATTAGGAAACCTTCCATTGTTAATTAGTGGATTAACTCCTGCTACTACTTATGAAGTTGAAGTTGCAGCAATTTGTGGAGATGTTGTTGGTACAGCTACTCCAATCAAGACGTTCACAACAAGATGTGATCCTACTCCTCCGAATGTGACGGTAACTAACATTACTCCAACAACAGCATTGATTACATGGGCTCCGCTTGCAGCAAGCTCTACGTATACAATGAGATGGAGAAAAGTAGGTACCACTACATGGAATATTATCAGTTTACCGGCAGCTCCTGCAAATACTTATGTTTTAGGAAGTGTAACTCCATTAGAGCCATACACTACTTATGAAGTACAGATTGCTAATATGTGTAACGGTGAAACGACTCTGAATCCATATTCTAACCCTAAAGTATTTACTACAGAAAGAATCTGTGAAATTCCGCCTCCGGGATTAACAATCACTCAATTGCTTCCTACATCGGCAGCAATCCAGTGGGATCCTTTCCCAGGAGCAACATATGTTCTTAGATATAGAAAAGTAGGTATTCCAAGCTGGACAGAAGTACCATCATTAGTTAACAACCTTGTATTAACAGGTCTTACAGAATTAACAAAATATGAAATGCAGGTTGTTAATATCTGTAACGGTACACCAGGAAATTATACTCCTCCATATTACTTCACAACTCCTACAGTAATTTACTGTCAGATGCATTCAGGAAGTTCTACAGGCGAGCATATTTCTAAAGTTACAGTGAAGCCTACCGGTAAGAAAACAATGGAGAATGAATCAGGAGCATCAACGTATACAGATTATACAGGAGTTCCTAAAACATTCATCGAAATGATCCAGGGTTCAACAGACAATGAGATCATCATTGAGAAAAAATGGACTGGAAATACTTATAACGAAGGAATCGCGGTTTGGATCGACTTCAACAGAAATGGTGAATTTGATATCAATGAAAGAGTATTAAGCTCTCCACCAAATACAGACAGCCCTATCTCAGGTAAATTCAATGTACCGGCAGATGCGTTTGTAAGTATGACAGATTACAAGTATGTTGTAATGAGAGTAGCAATGGAAAGAGACGGTATTCCTGTAAACTGTACAAGCTTCAAAAACGGAGAAGTAGAGGATTATACAGTAAGAATCTCTAAACCGATCGTTGCTAATCCAATTGATCAGACAGGTATCATGATTTATCCTAACCCGGTAAGCTCAATATTGTTTGTGAAAAATATCAGCAAGAGAGCTAAATATAAGATCTACAATGCTGCCGGACAGGTAATCGGAGACGGTATCTTACTAAACAACCAAATCAACGTAAGCAGATTGATTAACGGTGTTTATGTAATCGATATTGATGATAACGGTAAAACTGTTCAGAAGAAATTTATCAAAGAATAA